The following are encoded in a window of Coriobacteriia bacterium genomic DNA:
- the argB gene encoding acetylglutamate kinase, with protein MKDSLAKAATLMEALPWIKHAWGRTVVIKYGGAAMTDSALRDAVAADIVLMKLVGVNPVVVHGGGPEITSFMERLGMPVRFHQGLRVTTDEAMDVVKMVLVGKVNKELVSAINSHGRYAVGMSGEDGNTVVATALDPELGRVGEVTEIDTTVLANLIEDGFIPVVATVAAGDDGGSFNVNADLVAGRLAAALGADKCIFLTDVDGLYRDFSDKGSLISALSAVEAEEMIMADELEGGMVPKVAACVHALRGGVRRAHILNGTVPHALLLEVYTDEGVGTMITHEAEQGGAE; from the coding sequence ATGAAGGACTCACTTGCCAAGGCCGCAACCCTCATGGAGGCTCTCCCGTGGATCAAGCATGCGTGGGGCCGGACGGTTGTGATCAAGTACGGGGGGGCGGCCATGACCGACTCCGCGTTGCGCGACGCCGTCGCCGCCGACATCGTGCTCATGAAGCTCGTGGGCGTGAACCCCGTCGTCGTGCACGGCGGAGGACCTGAGATCACCTCGTTCATGGAGCGGCTCGGCATGCCCGTGCGTTTCCATCAGGGCCTCCGGGTGACGACTGACGAAGCCATGGACGTCGTGAAGATGGTACTTGTGGGCAAGGTCAACAAGGAACTGGTCAGCGCCATCAACTCTCACGGTCGCTATGCCGTCGGGATGTCGGGCGAGGACGGCAACACGGTGGTTGCCACAGCGCTCGACCCCGAGCTCGGCCGGGTGGGAGAGGTGACCGAGATAGATACCACCGTGCTGGCGAACCTCATCGAGGACGGATTCATTCCTGTGGTCGCGACGGTGGCCGCTGGCGATGACGGCGGATCGTTCAACGTCAACGCAGACCTCGTCGCGGGCCGGTTGGCTGCAGCGCTCGGTGCGGACAAGTGCATCTTCCTGACCGACGTGGATGGGCTGTATCGCGACTTCTCCGACAAGGGCTCGCTCATCAGCGCGCTCAGCGCCGTCGAGGCTGAGGAGATGATCATGGCCGACGAGCTTGAGGGCGGCATGGTGCCCAAGGTTGCAGCATGTGTGCATGCCCTCCGAGGTGGCGTGAGGCGCGCACACATCCTCAACGGCACGGTGCCCCACGCTCTGCTGCTGGAGGTCTACACCGACGAAGGTGTGGGTACGATGATCACTCATGAGGCCGAGCAGGGGGGTGCTGAGTGA
- the argJ gene encoding bifunctional glutamate N-acetyltransferase/amino-acid acetyltransferase ArgJ codes for MPSGHSVPVFEDVGGGVTAPTGFSASGVHCGLKPEGRLDLALVDAGDRVPAAAVFTINRVAAAPVVVSRRHIADGHARAVVINAGNANACTGEPGESAAIATARALASTLACDPGDVIVCSTGVIGVPLPVDLIVAAVPSAARAATRSGAGDAAAAIMTTDTFAKQAAVAFTYDGARYTVAGMAKGSGMIRPDMATMLGVLTTDAPLTSSACDAALRAATTTTFNRVTVDGDTSTNDTVVLLANGAAGGEPIGPDAPAFAHVAEALRIVSERLARMLARDGEGATKLVTVTVTGASTEADAELAAFAIADSPLVKTALFGGDANWGRVAMAAGKSGAAFDQSALAIRFAGIEVCSKGTAVPFDEEEAAAALAADEVSIAVDLGAGSAAVTVLTCDLSYDYVRINGDYRS; via the coding sequence ATGCCATCCGGACACTCCGTCCCTGTCTTCGAGGACGTTGGAGGCGGGGTCACGGCCCCGACAGGATTCTCCGCATCCGGCGTTCACTGCGGTCTGAAGCCGGAAGGCCGGCTCGATCTGGCGCTGGTGGATGCCGGTGATCGGGTCCCCGCTGCCGCCGTGTTCACCATCAACCGCGTCGCCGCGGCCCCGGTGGTCGTATCGCGGCGACATATCGCTGATGGGCACGCGCGGGCGGTCGTGATCAACGCAGGCAACGCGAACGCATGCACAGGTGAGCCGGGCGAGTCGGCCGCGATCGCTACGGCGCGGGCGCTCGCCTCGACGCTTGCCTGTGACCCGGGCGACGTGATCGTGTGCTCTACCGGTGTGATCGGTGTCCCGTTGCCGGTCGACCTCATCGTCGCTGCGGTTCCGTCGGCCGCACGTGCTGCAACGCGGTCGGGTGCCGGGGATGCCGCCGCCGCGATCATGACCACGGACACCTTCGCCAAGCAGGCCGCGGTCGCGTTCACGTACGACGGCGCGCGCTACACGGTTGCCGGCATGGCCAAGGGCAGCGGCATGATCCGACCTGACATGGCTACCATGCTTGGGGTTCTCACGACCGACGCGCCTCTCACAAGCAGCGCGTGCGATGCAGCCCTGCGCGCAGCGACCACAACCACCTTCAACCGGGTGACCGTCGACGGCGACACGTCCACGAACGACACGGTGGTGCTTCTTGCCAACGGTGCGGCGGGGGGTGAGCCGATCGGGCCCGATGCACCTGCTTTCGCTCACGTCGCTGAGGCCCTTCGGATCGTATCTGAGCGGCTCGCCCGGATGCTCGCCCGTGATGGCGAGGGTGCGACGAAGCTCGTCACCGTGACGGTGACCGGTGCATCGACCGAGGCTGACGCGGAACTCGCGGCCTTCGCGATCGCCGACTCGCCGCTCGTCAAGACCGCGCTTTTTGGCGGCGACGCCAACTGGGGCAGGGTGGCCATGGCAGCTGGGAAGTCGGGTGCCGCGTTCGATCAGAGCGCGTTGGCAATCCGCTTCGCCGGAATCGAGGTCTGCAGCAAGGGGACCGCAGTTCCCTTTGACGAGGAGGAAGCTGCTGCTGCGCTGGCAGCCGACGAGGTCTCCATCGCTGTGGACCTGGGCGCCGGAAGCGCGGCCGTGACCGTCCTTACCTGCGATCTGTCATACGACTACGTTCGCATCAACGGCGACTACCGAAGTTAG
- the argC gene encoding N-acetyl-gamma-glutamyl-phosphate reductase, with translation MDVAVIGGSGYTGAELLRWILGHPEFALSLVTSDAEAGRPVAAIHPALAASTDAVFEPVDAATIASRAKLAFLAVPHTAAMAIVPSLLDAGLTVIDLSADFRLSDASIYEHWYGVTHAAPDLLAKAVYGLPEADRSGLLGAKLVAVPGCYPTATALAALPALETAGLWDGRPVHVDAKSGVTGAGKGLSPGSHFVAANESVLPYKVGTHRHTPEIEQTLGRAANESVPVVFAPHLVPLSRGLLSTVYLGMAREICADEAVEMYRARYAGEPFVRVLEAGSMPSTAEVRGTNRAVIGVTVDERTSTLIAACALDNLGKGAASQAIQCANAVLGLPEDTGLTSIGPVI, from the coding sequence ATGGACGTAGCTGTCATAGGGGGGTCGGGTTATACCGGAGCCGAGCTCCTTCGGTGGATTCTCGGGCATCCTGAGTTTGCGCTGTCGCTGGTCACATCCGACGCCGAGGCGGGCAGGCCCGTGGCTGCGATCCATCCCGCGCTGGCCGCATCGACAGATGCGGTGTTCGAGCCCGTCGATGCGGCGACCATCGCGAGCAGGGCGAAGCTGGCGTTTCTAGCGGTGCCGCACACCGCCGCGATGGCAATCGTTCCTTCGCTTCTGGATGCCGGCCTGACCGTCATCGACCTGTCGGCGGATTTTCGTCTGAGTGACGCCTCGATCTATGAGCACTGGTACGGGGTCACGCATGCTGCGCCCGACCTTCTGGCGAAAGCCGTCTACGGTCTTCCTGAGGCCGACAGGAGCGGTCTGCTCGGCGCGAAGCTGGTCGCGGTGCCCGGCTGCTACCCGACGGCCACTGCGCTGGCTGCCCTGCCGGCGCTCGAGACGGCGGGCCTGTGGGACGGCCGTCCCGTACATGTCGATGCCAAGTCGGGCGTGACCGGGGCCGGCAAAGGGCTCTCGCCGGGTTCGCACTTCGTCGCCGCGAACGAATCAGTACTGCCGTACAAGGTCGGCACTCATCGTCACACGCCCGAGATCGAGCAGACACTGGGCCGGGCGGCGAACGAATCGGTCCCCGTGGTGTTCGCACCGCATCTGGTGCCGCTGTCGCGCGGGCTTCTGTCGACGGTGTACCTCGGGATGGCGCGGGAGATCTGCGCAGATGAGGCAGTGGAGATGTACCGCGCGCGGTACGCCGGAGAGCCGTTCGTCCGGGTCCTTGAGGCCGGCTCGATGCCTTCGACGGCCGAAGTCCGCGGAACGAACCGTGCGGTCATCGGGGTGACCGTGGACGAGCGGACATCGACGCTTATCGCGGCGTGTGCCCTAGACAACCTCGGCAAGGGTGCCGCGAGTCAGGCCATCCAGTGCGCCAACGCGGTGCTCGGTCTTCCTGAGGACACGGGGCTCACGTCGATAGGCCCGGTGATCTGA